In the genome of Dromiciops gliroides isolate mDroGli1 chromosome 1, mDroGli1.pri, whole genome shotgun sequence, the window agtcaggaggacctgagttcaaatccggcctcagacacttgacacttattagctgtgtgaccctgggcaagtcacttaacccccattgcctcacaaaaaaaaaaaaaaatatatatatatatatatatatatatatatatatatatatatatatatatataaaacccttCCTCATCCTCCTGAAACTCAGGCTGACTGTGCCTATGCATGCCAAGCTAATTTGTTGGTGCTGCCAGGGCCGGGCCCAAGCCCAGCCATAACACTAAGGCTTCATGCAGCCCATGCCTGGAACCATGGCTGGGTGCATGAAGCTTATGTGTGTATTCACACTGAGCGGGGCTTGGGCTCCTGAGGCTTACATGGCGATTTCGGGTAGAGCAAttaggctgggggaggggcgcCCCATTCGGGGTGTCCCAGGCTGATTTCAGCTACTcacatattctaatggggagactatacaaaaatgaaatgggtggcCTGGGAAGGGTGTTTTTCTATGAGAAGTCACAAAGATAACAGTACATTCCATAGCCAAGCTCTTTTCACGGGCAAGGGCTGAGTTGTTTTGATTacagaagaaagcagaagaaaggCAACAAaggaaggtgaaggaagggagagtgacAGGCTGAAATATCCCAGGGAGTGCTACCACCcagtcaatcagtcagccaaatagcatttattaagcaagagCTTATTTCCTAGGCCCAGTGACTTGGTTGCTCTTAGGCATGGGTTTATGTGTCCAATTATTAGAGAATAGTAAACCAATTatggtatatataaatgtaattaattATAGTCCCTTAAGGAATGAAGGTATAAAGAATTCAGCCAATCATGCTAGGACTttatgaaaacagaagaaaacagagacaCAAGAATAAATATGTGCAATAAttacaacaaaataaagaaagctaacattaaaatgtaattaaccTTGGAtcaaaaatggggcagctaggtggtacagtggatagagcaccagccctagagtcaggagaaactgtgttcaaatctggttcagacacatgacacttaactgtgtgaccctgggcaagtcacttaaccctcattgccttactttagttttgttttgtttttgcagggcaatgagggttaagtgacttgcccagagtcacacagctagttaagtgtcaagtgtctgaggctgtatttgaactcaggtcctcctgaatccaaggccagtgctttatccattgcgccatctagctgccccctaattgccttacttaaaaaaaaaaaggcctgtcCCAAAAGTGGTCTTAaaagtgcactaagacttttaggatatGCTATGAAATGGACAACAgcttttctctttaaagaaaacccccaacaaaaccaaaagaggGGAAACTGGCATGTCTTATGAGTCATACTCACTCTCTGAGGTGGTTTTTAACCATGGGAGAGTGGCTGAAGCAGTCAGGGGTTTTGTAGGGTCAAGGTGTCTATCttatcaaaacaaaatatattgaaattaaagaaattctaCAAGGTCAATCATCATGAGACTCCTGGGACTGAAATAATGCCAAAGCCACACCCAGGCTGACTGATTTGCACTTAAGTCAAGTTCATATATAATTAATTGAAGTTTATTTAAAAAGGTAAAGCTTTACACATACAATTTTGGAATGAAAATTTATAAGTCTTGATTTATCAGAATTATGAGCTATTTATTACAAAGTAGAGTTcacatttcataattttaaaaatgtcacaAGAGCCCCAAATTACTGCTAGTTTCTCCTGGGTGATTCAGGTGTTTTATCCCAAATGACACACAGGTCAGATCACTTCTTTCTGTGAATCAGGCCTCTTTCAGTCAAGTCATACTTGAGGATAGCTGGCTGCTGTTGCTATTCCACAGTGGTTACTCTGGTCCTTGGTCATTAAAATGTAACCTTGGTCACCCCAATCCTCACCCCAGCTGAAAAGAAAGTTAAGTAGTCATAAGCCTCAGAGCACCACCCAAAAGTACACTTTTACTGCATGGACACAACACTTTCTGACACCTGATGTGACTGAATTCAGCAAGTGAGTTGGACCTTTCAGAAAGCAATGAAAATAATGGCTGGGGACAACTTGGTTGCTGTTTGGTTGATTAGTTGcatttgactctttatgaccccatttttaggttttcttggtaaaaatacgaAAGtgctttcctatttccttcttcagctcatttatcAGACtagggtgctttgtccactgggccacctagctgccctattcagGTTAACTTCTCACTCATCAAGAACTTGAAAGGTTTTCCAAGTGCTTTATCTAGAGCACCTTGTGAGTCAGTCTGACAATAAGAGTTTTAGAACAGTCCCCAAAACTAGCAAACAGGAAAACGGAAATAACCCGAAGTTGGCAGGTCCATGACATTGCAGGCAAAAAGTTGGTTTACCTGTTCTTGACAATCCAGTATTTATTTCTACTTGGTTCATCCTCATCATAGCCCACAACTAGCATGCCATGATCTAGTTGTTCACTACTGCATTGTGGTTCATAATAAATACCTAGGATATTCAAGTGACATATTAACTTGAGAAATACTAACTAGCAAATGGCAATAACATGGTTTTAAGTGCATTGttacaaaaataatgaagaacaaatgcTCACCAGATcgatagaactggaaggaaacatGTGATGCATCAATTGCAACAGAGATGGGACCCACAATTGCCACAGCTTTTTCCAgtgcctcctcctccctccttgggATGTCCACAAATCCAGAGACTTTAGCAGCAGAGGAATCTGGCTTGTACCGACAAGTGATATTCTTTTCAAAGGAAATAGACGAAAGATCTGGTTTAATTCGTTATCACTGGTATGGACCAGATGATTTCAAAATTGATggtcatagggggcagctaggtagcacagtggatagaacactggccctggattcaggagtacctgagttcaaatccagcctcagacacttactagctgtgtgaccatgggcaagtcacttaacccccattgccccacccaaaaaaaaaaattgatggtcATAAAATTAATAAGTCTGTGGGCAATGTTGTCCCAATTAAGATATTAGATAAATAGCAAATGGGTAAAGGACTATTTGAAAGTTATGTTGATAGAAGGACACAATGGTATAAATCAGAGGACTGGTAATATTCCTACACATCACTCCTAAGTTAATGTGCATCTCGCATGGAGTCTAATGTATGCttcagtggcccccatttctacttGGATTTGATTCCACTGCTGTAAATCAACCTATTAATTAGCAACTATTAAGGGCCTACTGGTTGTAGCAGAGTCCAGTGAGAATCAGGTTTGAATCTAGCTCTCCAGTTCCAAGCTCAATGATCATGGGCCTGAGGTTGAAAGGTTATCAGAAatagaaggaggggcagctaggtggtacagtggataaagcaccggccctggattcaggagtacctgagttcaaatccagcctcagacacttgacacttactagctgtgtgaatctgggcaagtcacttaacccccattgccccgccccccccccaaaaaagaaatagaaggaaaataccTCCCCCTGAGAAAGctatttgaggatcaaataagatgaaaggaaagacatgttttgtaaaccttgtaacgattggaatgacgccacctgctggagacttactgtagaagagttctacccatgaagcgaaggtttttgagggcaagaccaggagtcttttctttggagtcaggaagtgatgcgggtgagtgggaggaggaaggaagagactggcgttcagtctcactctctttcctttggactctggtggaaagcggagctagaaatgtgctctccctttaatagataggaatctaggcctttctctctctttaccaaattcttattctccttaataaatgcttaaaagtctaactctttctaaagcttataatttattggcgaccactcattagatattttagacagtttagctagaattttagctcttaaccTTAAGGAAGATATAAATGTCAGCAGGTATTAGATTAGATTCAATTGTCATTTGCTTCATTGCTCCTAAGGAAGCTCCTGTTGGGAGAACTAGGTGTCAGGAGGCCCAAGAGTAGAGTACAAAGGCAAGGATGGATGTAGGTgcagggaacctgggttcaaatacagactTTTCCACTTATTATTATGCTtctgatcttgagcaagtcattgtaaaatgaaaatgtctgACCTAATGATCTGTAAAGTATCTGAGACAACACATTAGACATACTTCCTATCATGTTGTATGTATACCTACTTATTCTCTTATTCAAAAAGGATGTACTCTAGGTGACAGTATACATCCGGAAGGCAAATATATTTAATTGTTAATGTATTTGGATGCACTTGTAGATTGTTTAGGAGGGGAGGTGGTATTTAAGTCGGCCCTCTTTGCAAGTCTCCATTCAACTCTGGTCCCCCTAAGTGAGATTCTCCTTTCAAAGTCAGCTCAACCAAAATGATGGGGAATGCAATAGATACACTTACCACTGCCTCATAGGGATATGATTCCTCTGTATCAATGCCTCCATTTTCCATCACATATTCAAAGGCATAATTAATTAAGCCACCATTACAACCTCTGTTGCCTTGAGCTGTAGAGCAGTCAACCAAATTCTGCGCACTAAGTGAAACAAGTTGTCCTGCTTTGTGGAACCACTGACCTTCCAGGGAACCAGTTGCACTAAATGCCCAACCGGAAATGCATGCACCCTGAAAAAGTCAAAAAGGGCTGGTTAGTTTATAAAAGAATTTCAGCCATCTTTTGAAGACAGATGTAAACTTTTTTAAAGATAGAAGAGGTGAGTCACATATCTGATCTGAAGAGACTGTTTATCAGTCATAAGCTTCCCTGAGTTATATCTTTGTTATCTATAGATCATACTGAAGCAACTTGAATACCTGATTCTTAACAGGAGTTACATAGCCTTTTTCTCTCCAGTCTACAGATTTAGGGGTCTCCAAAAGGAGAGGCTCATGAAACAGAGTTCCTTTGGGCTTCGTTTCCAATCTGTTTTGTCTAAGGCCATTCATCATTTGCCTGAATTCTTCATTGgtctaaaatggaaagaaaagtaatTTATACAAAGTATGTTGGGAGCTAAATATAATTGACTTCTCAGTATTAGCATCAGATTGTCCCAGCACACCCACCATATCACCAAATTTGTTCATTCCCATTAGGAAACTATGTTTGCCAGCACTATACTCCAGATTGTGCATTTCAATCATTCTCAAATTCTTCTCCCATGTTGTTCTCCTCCAACTATCTTCATTCTGGAAGCAAGTACACAAATATAAGGTTCAGTAAGCTtctgcttatatccctacacatACAAGTTAAACTATCCTCAGCCCAAATCCACTGTCCATAACTGGGTTAGCCCACAGTTAGGGTGGTGACCACCTCCAAATACTGCCCTCCCACAAGGACTTCCAAGCTCTCATGCTATAGACATCCAGTGGGAAAAGCAACCATCTTGAGAAAATGAAGCTCTTGTTTGGACAATTGACTTCTGGGGAAAAGGCCATTTCCTTAGTCCACCTTGGACATAATTGTACTTGACAGAGTTGAGAACAAGGTAGTTTAAAGGTTACCGCTGCATAGGTCTTTCTGTGCTGGGCCTTCCACTGGTGCCATTTAGCATCTAAAGTCTGGTCAAGCTGTGGAGCAGCAGCTACTATCCCCAAGCACAGGGAAGCTAAACATAGGTAGAAATGCATGTTTCAAAccttaaaagggaaaaaggaagaaataaagaaaatatgtatGCTTAAAAATCAATCCAGACCTAAAATGCAAGCTCTTGTTTCTTTGCGGGaaaaaatatcatcttcccagtggaaaaacaaaattcacttCACTAAATAGTCATATAATATCTATTTATGTGCTAAGCTCTGTGTGTGGACTGGGCTAGAGTGAGGTCAAATCCAAGACAAGTAATACAAATCTAGATGTTTTCAGGGAGGTTTATCCAAAAACGATAAAACCAGAGTCAATGTTCAATTTTAAGTACCAATATTAAGAGAATAGAGAATTAAAAACTGAGTTTGCAAAACACCCAGTTCAAAAGTagcaaatgtttttaaatgctgaaATGTGCTCCTAAATTTAATGGCAGTGGTTCCCAAAATGGAAGCCAAGGTGTGACCATAGTAGGTAGGACAGTGGCTAGAGTGGTGGATCTAGGGTTGGGaagacatgagctcaaatcctgtCTCCAACACTTACCAGGACCTATGGGACTGTAAGGAAGTCATTCAAACACACTTatcctcagtttccatatttgcaAAATGGGCGTAAGTTATTATTAGTAGTACCtaccctcacagggttgttgtgagggtaaaatgatataatatttgtgaagcactttccaaaccctaaagcactaactattattgttctttttgctATTTGTTAACCACTCAGAGTTTGAGGTTAGACTACATCTCAGTCCCTGACTGGCCATCTGGGGGGCTCTTCTCTAAGACAATTACACTAATAATCTCCTACTCAGACTTCTCTCATGTTCCCAACCTCCCCCAACTAAAGGCAGTTATGATGAAACTACTGCCAAGCAGCAGCCAttgggaaaaaggggaagggaaggagttgTAGCTGGAGCAGTGACTGGGAAAAgactccctctctcctcatctgaGCTCCCTAGGATGAGGCAACAGTGTATGGAATACACAGATACTATTATATTGTCTTTCTTCCCCAACCCATTCCTTTTCCAAACTCTGACACCTATCATTGTCAAGGATACCACTGTCCTTCCTTAGTTTTCAAACTCAGAATCACCTTCAACTCcccctcatcccacatatccaagcAGTTGCCAAAGCATCTTCTTCAACTGCCTTCACAATAGTCTAGTTCAGGCCCTAATCACCTCTGCAATGCATtcttgcaatagccttctaactcaCCTCCCTGCCCCAAGTCTTCCTCCATTCCATCATATCCTCACACAGCAGCCAAAATCATTCTAAAGTGCAGTCTAAAGTGACCATTTTTCTCAGATCTTCTCCAGTATGCTCCAGTGATTCTACTTCCCCTAGGactgtattatttctttttgatctgATACTTTTAAAAACTCCTAATTGTGTTTATATTAGCACAGTagcacatgtataatgtatagaactaaatgtacatatatagatcAAGAGTGCTCACTAGATTTTTCCTAATATGGGTGTGTCTTTGCCAAAGTCTGCAGGTTACTGCTttattgagggcagagactgtctttgatatccccagtgctttgcacaatgcctgggacatagtagattcaatataaatgtttttcttaaagCCAGTACAACATTTCTAAACCTCTCCCTAAACCTAATCACCAAATCCACATTTTCTAGAACTCAAAACCACTCCATTTACCACAAGCCTGACCAAGCAACACACTAGCCTAGAATAGAGCTAGATTTGGCTTAAATCTGCTCTGGTACAAGCCtgacctctgccacttactactatAGGAGCATACATATATTGGCAAACCAATTCacctcagggtctcagtttccctaaggtcccttccagctctaaatttatgctcCTATAGAGTATAAAGTTAAGGCTTTACAGTCAGTCGTTGATGGAGAcagtgggagagaaggaaaatgtttTCTGCCTTTTCTATAGCAGAGTGAGACAGCCACCTTCAGACTCTGAGATGCTATAAGCCTTAGATGGAGGTCCTGGATGCCAAAATCCATCTGTCACACAGAAGGATAAGGAAGCCCATCACACAACCTCTGGGCATCTAAACTTCTGCATCTCAAAACAACTTCTTGCCTGCCTCCCTCTCCTAACAAGGCCCACCCCTTCAGGCTGGGAAAGGAGGTTAGGTGGAGGTGCCCATGTGAGCCAGGACTCCCAACAACACCAGCCAGGCAGAAGGGACTTGGCTGGAGGCCACGAGCCAGCCCTCTCAGCACGATCACCATTCCTTAGCTCGAGACCACTGGCTTTGGGGAGTTTGCAGGGCATCCTAAGGAGCCTTTCAAGGGGGCCCAGGGAGgagcccttttcctcctcctcctctccagcAGAACCATACAGGCAGACAGGAGCAAGGACATTTACATCTCTCTAGCACCCCCACCCTAGGGGTGTCTGTTGAGTTTTCATCCGCGGATGAAGGAACCCCGGGAGAACAGCCCCCATCAGATCCTGGGAGTCATCGTTCATCCCGGGATGGCCACTCAGCATCCCCAAATCCAGCCAAACAGATGACCCTCCTCAATGCCACCCTCCCTGTTCCCTGCTCCttaccatctcttcccccattaagTGCAGGTCAAAAACGCACCCCATACTCCATAAGCTGCGGACTCACCTCCCTGCGCTTCCCGAATAGgtgataatggtaataataaggAAGGCAAACGTTCCTCTAACgcttttttaaggtttgcagagggcTTTACAGATGTTCTCCCATGTGAGctccctgggaagtagatgctatttatATTTAACTCTTCCCCAGCCATCCCTCTTCCCAAGCCCAGGTTCTGTCCTCCTCTTTGCCTCCCTCTCGTCCCTGTGGGTGTCCCGGGGCCAAAGGTGTCTGCCCCTTTGGGAGCCCTTCCCTCAGACCTGGGAGCTGTGGCCACCCAGCCCCCACCTGAGAGTCTCAGCAGTGGCGGGACCTGGGGACAGCGGGATGTGGAAACACCACCTGAGGGTCCAGGTGGAGGAATGAGTAGTCCCAGGTCCCGGGGCTCCTCTTTTATGCCAATGTCCCGGGCTGAGCCCGCCAGGTGCAGCTACCCATCGTTGCCATTGGCTCTGGCTGGATGAAGGGGTGGGGCCACTGGTGGGTCAGTGACTGGGTGGCAGGTGATGGGAATGCGTCTCTAcctgttgggttttgttgttgccTTAGGGccaggggggaggagaagagaggggttTGGCAAACCCGGAGGCAGATTTATTTTACTTTGCCTGTGGCAATGTGAAAAGGGTCAGGGCTTCTCCTAAGGGACCTCTGCTTGGCTGGGAGTTAGAGTTGGgaagtgggtgggagggagggaggaaggaataccCTAGTCACCGTGAATGACTAAGTGGTTTGGCAGAGGTGACCTCGATAAGCCACTTGTATATTCACTAATTCATTTAAACATTTAGAGAATCATACAGCCCTGCGTTTTAtacatggagaaactgaggatcagggtCAAACAGCAAAGGGTGACTCTGTGATTGAAACGCAGGCCCTGTCACTCCCAAGTTCTGAGGTTTTCTGTATGAAGACTCTGAGCCAGGAAATTTTAAAGATGCAGATCTGGGTGCTATAAACTATGAACACTCTGTTTTATTAaacttatcccttccacatcatgatttCCCCATTTTGGTTTAGATATGttatgggtcagcataagaaattgcatgggaatttttttttttgtacaattaagTAGCATTAGAAGTCTGAACTTTTGTCATGTGTTCAGTGTGCATTAATTCATGCTTTCTTTAAGAACATTGAAAATATTTATTCTGTCACCTGCGTGCTGGATTCTGtattaagcatttttttcaaaaagcaaaacaaactgatCATTTGCCCTAAGGCACTCTCTGATTGAGAGAAATATCAGGAAGATATGATCAGCTGAACTGTAAGATCAGGTAAAAATCCCTGGCTATCTCTCTGACTGAGAAGTGTCCCTTGCCCACCTGTGGTTACCTTGGAAGGGCTGACTGAGGGATCCTAAGAATTCCCATATCTACTGGGGATTTTTTTCATCCTC includes:
- the LOC122740411 gene encoding procathepsin L-like, translated to MHFYLCLASLCLGIVAAAPQLDQTLDAKWHQWKAQHRKTYAANEDSWRRTTWEKNLRMIEMHNLEYSAGKHSFLMGMNKFGDMTNEEFRQMMNGLRQNRLETKPKGTLFHEPLLLETPKSVDWREKGYVTPVKNQGACISGWAFSATGSLEGQWFHKAGQLVSLSAQNLVDCSTAQGNRGCNGGLINYAFEYVMENGGIDTEESYPYEAVNITCRYKPDSSAAKVSGFVDIPRREEEALEKAVAIVGPISVAIDASHVSFQFYRSGIYYEPQCSSEQLDHGMLVVGYDEDEPSRNKYWIVKNSWGEDWGDQGYILMTKDQSNHCGIATAASYPQV